A region of the Stieleria neptunia genome:
GTGCTGATCGTCGGTCTCGCGTATGCCTGGAAGAAGGGGGTTCTGGAATGGGAGTCGTAACGGACAAGCTGCCCGGTGCACTGGAGAAGGTACCCGGCGGCAACGTCTTGGTGACCCGGTTTGACGAGATCATCAACTGGGCGCGTGCCAACAGCCTGTGGCCGTTGACGTTTGGCACCAGTTGCTGCGCGATCGAGATGTTGATGGCCACGGGGGGACCGCGACACGACTTGGCCCGATTCGGAGCCGAGGTCGCGCGGCCGTCGCCGCGTCAAGCTGATTTGTTGATTCTGGCGGGCACCATCGTCAAACGAATGGCTCCGCGGTTGCGGACGTTGTACGAACAGATGGCGGAGCCGAGGTACGTGATCGCGACGGGAGCCTGCACGATTTCCGGTGGCCCGTTCATCTATCATTCCTACACGACCGTGCGGGGCGCCGACGAGATCATTCCCGTCGATGTTTACGTTCCAGGTTGTCCCCCGCGCCCCGAACAATTGTTCCATGGCTTGTTGACGTTGCAGAAAATGATCAAAGAGGGCGAGACGATTCGCGAGCCCGGTGTGCGTCGCAAACCGGTCATCAGCGCGCTGCCCGAAGGGGTCACGTTGGAAGACATTCAGGGTCAGATGAAGGAGTTGCTCGTCAAGGAGAACGTGGTCGACGTTCAGCATGCCGTCGACAAACTCAAGTGGCCGAGCGGGTTGAACGAACGCAGTTCCGGCAAGAGCGACGCGAACGAAAGCGGGGCGGGTGATGGAACGTGAGGCCCTGCAAGCGGCGGTTTGTGAACTCGACTCGGCCGTCCGCCCGTTGGATGAAAACGCCGACCGTGCGGCGGTCATCGTCGAAGCGAGTGCGTTGCCCGCGATCATCCGCCGGCTCCGTGACGAGCCCGAATTTGCCTTCGCCCAATTACTCGATCACGTGGCGGTCGATTGGATCGACCGCGGACAGTTCGAGCTGATTTACCAGTTGTACTCGTTCAAGCACAAACATTTTCTTTCGGTCAGCGTGTTGGTCCCACGAGAGGATCCCCGCGTGCCGACGCTCTGTCGCGTGCACCCGGTCGCGGAGTGGCAGGAACGGGAAGTCTACGACCTGTTCGGCGTGTTGTACGAGGATCATCCGGATCTCAGAAGGCTGTTCCTGGAAGACGATTGGATCGGATTTCCGTTGCGCAAGGACTACCAAGACGACTTCATGCTCGATAGGCCAAGATGACCATAGAAGTTTCGTCACTGAAGGAACTCGTGGAGCAGGCCAGCGGCGACGACCGTTCGCCGGATACCCAAGAGTATTTCGTCAACATGGGCCCCCAGCACCCGTCGACCCACGGCGTGTTGCGGCTGGTGCTGAAGTTGGACGGCGAAAGGGTGCTTCGATGTATTCCCGTGCTCGGTTACATCCACCGCAGCATCGAGAAGATCTCCGAGCACATGAACTACATGAATTGTGTCCATTTGACCGACCGGATGGATTACCTGTCGTCGATCATGAACAACTGGGCGGTGTCCAAGGCGGTGGAAGAAGCGGCGGGGATCGAGGTCAATTCACGCATCCAGTACATCCGCACGATCTTCGCCGAGCTGGAACGGATTCAGAGCCATCAATTGTGGTGGGGCGTGTTGGGGATGGATCTGGGGGCGTTCACGCCGTTCCTGTACGGGATCCGCGATCGTGAGGTCCTCAACGACGTGATGGAAGAGACGGTCGGTGCCCGGCTGACGATGAACTATGTGCTGCCCGGCGGGTTGATGGCCGACATCCATCCGAATTTTGTCCACCGCGTCAAGGAATTTATCAAGTACTTTCGTCCCAAGCTGGATGAATACGATGACCTGTTGACCAACAACGTCATCATCCAAGAACGCCTTCGTAACGTCGGTGTCCTGTCGGCGCAGACGGCGGTCCAGTACGGGGCCACCGGGCCGGTGTTGCGCGGGTCGGGCGTCGCGTTCGACCTTCGAAAAGATCACCCCTACGGCGTCTACGACCAGGCGGACTTTGAGGTCCCCGTCGGCACGGTCGGCGACAGTTGGGACCGGTACTGGGTGCGGGTCGAGGAGATGCGCCAGTCGCTGAACATCGTCGAGCAGCTGCTCGACAACATTCCGCCGGGCGATTTTCTGGTCAAGAAACTGAATTCCAAGATCAAGATTCCGGAAGGACGCTACTATAGCCAACTGGAAACGGCACGCGGGATTTTGGGCGTGTTCATCGCGTCGGACAAGAAGGACGAACCGTATCGGATGCACTATCGTTCTCCGAACTTCAATAACCTGTGGTGCCTGGAACCCATGATCAAGGGCGACTACATCGCCTCGTTGATCGGGGCCATGTCGTCTCTGGATCTGGTCATCCCGGACATCGATCGATAAGGAGAATCCCATCGCCGTGGCAGACGCTTTGTTGAATCAGCTTTCGCTGACGCTGTCGGTTCCATCGAGCCAGGCGTTTGCCGCGCCGGCGATGTCGTTGGCCGACCGTGCCAGTCGGGCGCTAGAGTCCGGCGTTTGGGGTGCGGTGATGTACATCGTGATCGGGTTGGTCGCCGTGCTCACCGGCGTCTCGGTGTTGGGGTTGGTGATGAGCTACATCGAACGCAAGGTCGCCGGTCACTTTCAGTGTCGATTGGGGCCGATGCGGGTCGGTCCGCACGGCGTGCTGCAGTCGTTGGCCGATGGCATCAAGTTGTTGTTCAAGGAGGGCATTGAGCCGGGGCAGGGCGACAAGGTGATCTTCATCGGCGCACCGATCTTCAGCATCACGGCGACGATCTTGTTGTTGGCGATCGTTCCGCTGGCACCCGGAATCCAGGTCGTCGACATGAATGTCGGGGTGGTCTACATCGCGGCGGTCAGCGGTTTGGGCGTGATGGGGATTTTGATGGGCGGCTGGAGCAGCAACAACAAGTGGTCGCTGTTGGGGGCGATGCGAGCCGGCGCGCAGATGATTTCCTACGAGGTCTCGCTGACCATTGCGCTGTTGGTGGTGGTCCTGTTTTCGGGCACCTTGAAGGTTTCAGAAATCATTGAAAGCCAACAACAAGGATGGTGGATTTGGAGGGGCCATGGTGTCGCGATCGTCGCGTTTTGCCTGTACGTGATCGCGTCCACCGCGGAACTCAATCGGACGCCCTTCGATTTGCCCGAAGGCGAGAGCGAATTGACCGGCGGCTACCACACCGAGTACAGCGGATTGCGATTCTCGTTTTTCTTTCTCGCCGAATTCGCCAACCTGTTCGTTTTCTCGGCGCTGGCGGTGACCTTTTTCTTTGGCGGTTGGTTGCCGTTCCATGTCGGCAACTACGAAGGATTCAACGCCGTGATGGATCTGTTGCCTCCGGTGATCTCGCCGATGTTCTGGTTCGGCAGCAAATGCGCGTTGCTGATTTTTGTCTTGATGTGGTTTCGCTGGACCTTTCCGCGACTTCGAATGGATCAATTGATGCGTTTGGAGTGGAAGGTGCTGTTGCCGATCGGCTTTGTCAATCTGATCTTGGCGGCAACGGTGGTGCTGACCGGACTGTATTTTTTCCCCTCCGCGACATGAATGACGTATAGCCATGGCGACGACGACACCGGTCCCGACGGAAACCGAATGCCCACCGATGGATTTCGGCGATTTGAAATCAGAGTGTGTCGCACCGCGCCCGTCGATCATGGGGCAGAAACGCAGTCTGCGCTCGATTTTGTGGCTGTCGTTCAAAGGCATCTTGCGGGGCTTGCTGACCACGCTCAGCTATTTCCGTCGACCGTCAACGGTGGTCACGCAACAGTACCCCGAGAACCGAGAGACACTGGAAATGTTCGAGCGGTATCGTGGTCGACTGTCGTTGATCCACAACGAGGAAGGCGAGCACGGTTGCACCGCGTGCCAGATCTGTGAACGGCTTTGCCCGAACGCGTCGATCATCATCACCAAGGACAAGAAGAACGAGGCGACCGGCAAGCCGGCGCTGGATCAATTCATCTGGCGACAGGACACGTGCACGTTCTGCAACATTTGTGTTCTCGTTTGTCCGTTCGACACGCTGGAAATGA
Encoded here:
- a CDS encoding NADH-quinone oxidoreductase subunit C yields the protein MEREALQAAVCELDSAVRPLDENADRAAVIVEASALPAIIRRLRDEPEFAFAQLLDHVAVDWIDRGQFELIYQLYSFKHKHFLSVSVLVPREDPRVPTLCRVHPVAEWQEREVYDLFGVLYEDHPDLRRLFLEDDWIGFPLRKDYQDDFMLDRPR
- a CDS encoding 4Fe-4S binding protein: MATTTPVPTETECPPMDFGDLKSECVAPRPSIMGQKRSLRSILWLSFKGILRGLLTTLSYFRRPSTVVTQQYPENRETLEMFERYRGRLSLIHNEEGEHGCTACQICERLCPNASIIITKDKKNEATGKPALDQFIWRQDTCTFCNICVLVCPFDTLEMTGDFESSVYDRRLLVFNLNEYAGPTAGQLDKLDDEELAKEQMKPMKKYQGPIPMCGGEMDGIPKLDVEKSTDV
- the nuoB gene encoding NADH-quinone oxidoreductase subunit B, whose translation is MGVVTDKLPGALEKVPGGNVLVTRFDEIINWARANSLWPLTFGTSCCAIEMLMATGGPRHDLARFGAEVARPSPRQADLLILAGTIVKRMAPRLRTLYEQMAEPRYVIATGACTISGGPFIYHSYTTVRGADEIIPVDVYVPGCPPRPEQLFHGLLTLQKMIKEGETIREPGVRRKPVISALPEGVTLEDIQGQMKELLVKENVVDVQHAVDKLKWPSGLNERSSGKSDANESGAGDGT
- the nuoH gene encoding NADH-quinone oxidoreductase subunit NuoH; translated protein: MADALLNQLSLTLSVPSSQAFAAPAMSLADRASRALESGVWGAVMYIVIGLVAVLTGVSVLGLVMSYIERKVAGHFQCRLGPMRVGPHGVLQSLADGIKLLFKEGIEPGQGDKVIFIGAPIFSITATILLLAIVPLAPGIQVVDMNVGVVYIAAVSGLGVMGILMGGWSSNNKWSLLGAMRAGAQMISYEVSLTIALLVVVLFSGTLKVSEIIESQQQGWWIWRGHGVAIVAFCLYVIASTAELNRTPFDLPEGESELTGGYHTEYSGLRFSFFFLAEFANLFVFSALAVTFFFGGWLPFHVGNYEGFNAVMDLLPPVISPMFWFGSKCALLIFVLMWFRWTFPRLRMDQLMRLEWKVLLPIGFVNLILAATVVLTGLYFFPSAT
- a CDS encoding NADH-quinone oxidoreductase subunit D; this translates as MTIEVSSLKELVEQASGDDRSPDTQEYFVNMGPQHPSTHGVLRLVLKLDGERVLRCIPVLGYIHRSIEKISEHMNYMNCVHLTDRMDYLSSIMNNWAVSKAVEEAAGIEVNSRIQYIRTIFAELERIQSHQLWWGVLGMDLGAFTPFLYGIRDREVLNDVMEETVGARLTMNYVLPGGLMADIHPNFVHRVKEFIKYFRPKLDEYDDLLTNNVIIQERLRNVGVLSAQTAVQYGATGPVLRGSGVAFDLRKDHPYGVYDQADFEVPVGTVGDSWDRYWVRVEEMRQSLNIVEQLLDNIPPGDFLVKKLNSKIKIPEGRYYSQLETARGILGVFIASDKKDEPYRMHYRSPNFNNLWCLEPMIKGDYIASLIGAMSSLDLVIPDIDR